From the Lolium rigidum isolate FL_2022 chromosome 2, APGP_CSIRO_Lrig_0.1, whole genome shotgun sequence genome, one window contains:
- the LOC124693556 gene encoding uncharacterized protein LOC124693556, with the protein MATAVLRRPLLASLLPAAGAGAGSASCSSSSLPPHLHLRRRRSPPPVRAVSSDSSKPIASSSTGGGADPDEEPVLPLLQELADCLVLPPKFLSLLPRDLRLDLNDAAFDLSNGPVLNECGQEVGDLLLDLAKAWEMADTSASNNLAKQLPTMAPYLTASAKSAFGKRLGSAGKKFQTMGQYGNGEFKKISETMIKIGKVLSKRPVIQAEVQAMKEKRKLKFGELQFELTAQNAYIGAAIGLVFGFFSWQLAQGVQSNPDDTQALKVALVVLGYTSTALSVAAAVGLVVLAQQIDPEDKSK; encoded by the exons ATGGCCACCGCCGTGCTCCGCCGCCCACTGCTCGCCTCGCTTCtcccggccgccggcgccggcgccggttcCGCCTCGTGCTCCAGCTCCTCCCTCCCCCCGCACCTCCATCTCCGGCGGCGTCGGTCTCCGCCTCCGGTGCGCGCCGTCTCCTCCGACTCCTCCAAGCCCATCGCCTCCTCATCGACCGGCGGCGGGGCCGACCCTGACGAGGAGCCCGTCCTGCCGCTCCTCCAAGAACTCGCG GATTGCTTGGTTCTCCCTCCCAAATTCCTGTCTCTGCTGCCCCGCGACCTTCGGCTCGAC ctcAATGATGCGGCATTCGATCTCTCCAACGGGCCTGTTCTCAACGAG TGTGGTCAAGAAGTCGGCGATCTGTTGCTGGACCTGGCAAAAGCATGGGAGATGGCCGACACATCGGCATCAAATAACCTTGCCAAGCAGCTGCCGACGATGGCGCCCTACTTGACTGCAAGCGCCAAATCAG CATTTGGCAAGCGGCTGGGGTCAGCTGGAAAGAAGTTTCAGACTATGGGACAGTATGGCAATGGAGAATTCAAGAAG ATTTCCGAAACAATGATCAAGATCGGTAAGGTTTTGTCGAAACGCCCAGTGATTCAGGCTGAAGTACAGGCTATGAAAGAAAAAAGGAAGCTGAAG TTTGGAGAGCTTCAATTTGAATTGACAGCACAAAATGCCTATATCGGTGCTGCAATTGGACTGGTTTTCGG GTTTTTCTCCTGGCAACTAGCCCAAGGCGTGCAGAGCAATCCAGACGACACCCAG GCGCTCAAGGTCGCGCTAGTTGTTCTTGGCTACACATCTACTGCCTTATCGGTGGCCGCGGCTGTAGGGCTCGTCGTACTAGCCCAGCAGATTGACCCCGAGGACAAATCGAAGTAA
- the LOC124688958 gene encoding 28 kDa ribonucleoprotein, chloroplastic-like produces MAHSCLSTARTAALRPTLHADGASGTHLFYASSLLPRPARAPSGHHRHRLIAEHLVTPVVPVARRSRRAATAMASQEDATTTAVEEDVQEEEPAAGEVEEEQAAPAEAEAEAEASSDDAGGGDAGAAETEAASSATKLYFGNLPYNCDSALLAGIVQDHAIPEMVEVLYDRTTGRSRGFAFVTMSTLEDCERVIKNLDGTMYSGRTMRVNMADKPKPKLPLYPETEHKLFVGNLSWTVTPDMLIEAFQKCGNVVGARVLYDGETGRSRGYGFVCYSTKEEMDQAIETLNGTEIEGREIRVNLALGKRY; encoded by the exons ATGGCCCACTCCTGCCTCTCCACGGCGCGCACGGCGGCGCTTCGCCCCACGCTCCACGCCGACGGCGCCTCCGGGACGCACCTCTTCTACGCGTCGTCCTTGCTGCCCCGCCCGGCGCGCGCGCCGTCCggccaccaccggcaccgcctCATTGCCGAGCACCTTGTCACTCCCGTCGtgccggtggctcgacggagcaggCGCGCGGCGACTGCGATGGCGTCGCAGGAGgatgccacgaccacggccgtcgAGGAAGACGTGCAAGAGGAAGAGCCAGCAGCAGGTGAGGTCGAGGAGGAGCAGGCCGCgcccgcggaggcggaggcggaggcggaagcgAGCTCGGACGATGCTGGTGGCGGTGATGCTGGCGCGGCAGagacggaggcggccagcagcgcCACCAAGCTCTACTTCGGGAACCTGCCGTACAACTGCGACAGCGCGCTGCTCGCCGGCATTGTGCAGGATCACGCCATCCCGGAGATGGTCGAG GTGCTGTACGACCGGACGACAGGGAGGAGCAGAGGCTTCGCCTTCGTGACGATGAGCACGCTCGAGGACTGCGAGCGGGTCATCAAGAACCTCGACGGCACC ATGTACAGTGGGCGCACGATGCGGGTGAACATGGCCGACAAGCCCAAGCCGAAGCTGCCGCTGTACCCGGAGACGGAGCACAAGCTCTTCGTCGGCAACCTGTCCTGGACTGTCACGCCGGACATGCTCATCGAGGCGTTCCAGAAGTGCGGCAATGTGGTCGGTGCGCGGGTGCTCTACGATGGAGAGACCGGCCGGTCCCGTGGATACGGCTTCGTGTGCTACTCCACCAAGGAGGAGATGGACCAGGCCATCGAGACGCTCAATGGAACG GAAATCGAAGGCAGGGAGATCCGGGTCAACTTGGCCCTTGGAAAGAGATACTAG
- the LOC124693557 gene encoding alcohol dehydrogenase class-3-like — protein MASSTAGQVITCKAAVAYEANQPLVIEDVQVAPPQAGEVRIKVLSTALCHTDYYTWSGKDPEGLFPCILGHEAAGIVESVGEGVTDVQPGDHVIPCYQAECKECKFCKSGKTNLCGKVRAATGVGVMMSDRKSRFSVNGKPIYHFMGTSTFSQYTVVHDVSVAKINPQAPLDKVCLLGCGVSTGLGAVWNTAKVEAGSIVAIFGLGTVGLAVAEGAKTAGASRIIGIDIDTNKFDVAKKFGVTEFVNPKDHDKPIQQVIVDLTDGGVDYSFECIGNVSIMRAALECCHKGWGTSVIVGVAASGQEISTRPFQLVTGRVWKGTAFGGFKSRSQVPWLVEKYMNKEIKVDEYITHNMNLTDINKAFDLLHDGGCLRCVLAMEH, from the exons ATGGCGTCCTCCACCGCCGGCCAGGTCATCACCTGCAAAG CGGCGGTGGCGTACGAGGCGAACCAGCCGCTGGTGATCGAGGACGTGCAGGTGGCGCCGCCGCAGGCCGGCGAGGTCCGCATCAAGGTCCTCTCCACCGCGCTCTGCCACACCGACTACTACACCTGGAGCGGCAAG GATCCGGAGGGTCTCTTTCCCTGCATCCTCGGCCACGAAGCTGCCGG AATCGTCGAGAGCGTCGGCGAAGGGGTAACTGACGTGCAGCCCGGGGACCACGTCATCCCTTGCTACCAAGCAGAGTGCAAGGAGTGCAAGTTCTGCAAGAGCGGGAAGACCAACCTCTGCGGCAAGGTCCGTGCGGCCACAGGGGTAGGGGTCATGATGAGCGACCGCAAGAGCCGCTTCTCGGTGAATGGGAAGCCCATTTACCATTTCATGGGGACGTCGACGTTCAGCCAGTACACCGTTGTGCATGACGTCAGTGTCGCGAAGATCAACCCGCAGGCGCCCCTGGATAAAGTCTGCCTGCTTGGCTGTGGTGTTTCTACTG GCCTTGGAGCAGTATGGAATACCGCAAAGGTTGAAGCAggttccattgttgctatttttgGCCTTGGCACAGTTGGACTTGCA GTTGCTGAGGGGGCAAAAACAGCTGGTGCTTCTCGGATTATTGGCATTGACATTGATACCAACAAGTTTGATGTTG CTAAGAAATTCGGTGTTACAGAATTTGTGAACCCAAAAGACCATGACAAACCAATCCAGCAGGTCATAGTTGACCTTACAGATGGTGGCGTGGACTACAGCTTTGAATGCATCGGAAATGTTTCTATCATGAGAGCTGCACTTGAATGCTGCCACAAG GGCTGGGGTACCTCTGTCATTGTTGGTGTAGCTGCATCTGGCCAGGAGATTTCAACACGACCATTCCAGCTTGTCACGGGCCGTGTTTGGAAGGGAACAGCTTTCGGTGGCTTCAAGAGCCGGAGCCAGGTTCCATGGCTTGTTGAGAAGTACATGAACAAG GAGATCAAGGTGGACGAGTACATCACCCACAACATGAACCTGACTGACATAAACAAGGCGTTCGACCTGCTGCACGATGGCGGTTGCTTGCGCTGTGTGTTGGCGATGGAGCACTGA
- the LOC124688960 gene encoding uncharacterized protein LOC124688960 yields the protein MAISAASSLALHAAPSAARRRTVVASASTARFDRRSAVLLLMSAAGAGSSIAAVAPSANAAGSIGFFGVRKRLERAEEAAVEAAREAVEAAEAGGEAVAEVGKEVAGEGMQLVAEAGLAGDALVQAGAVAGAEALGVLVGLSVVNGILKPEV from the coding sequence ATGGCCATCTCCGCGGCGTCCAGCCTCGCCCTCCACGCCGCGCCATCCGCCGCCCGGCGCCGCACCGTCGTCGCCTCAGCCTCCACGGCACGGTTCGACCGGCGCTCGGCCGTGCTCCTCCTCATGTCTGCAGCGGGGGCAGGGTCGTCTATCGCGGCGGTGGCACCGTCCGCGAACGCCGCGGGCAGCATCGGGTTCTTCGGCGTCCGGAAGAGGCTGGagcgggcggaggaggcggcggtcgaGGCTGCGCGGGAGGCGGTGGAGGCCgcggaggccggcggcgaggcggtgGCGGAGGTCGGGAAGGAGGTCGCCGGGGAGGGCATGCAGCTGGTGGCGGAGGCCGGGCTCGCCGGCGACGCGCTCGTGCAGGCCGGGGCGGTCGCCGGCGCCGAGGCGCTCGGGGTGCTCGTGGGCTTGTCCGTCGTCAATGGCATCCTCAAGCCTGAGGTCTAG
- the LOC124688959 gene encoding acyl transferase 1-like, translating into MATMVRFTARRSKAQVVAPARPTPRETKALSDMDDCTYLRHYIGAILFFRPVRREPAVTDPAEAIRAALAEALVHYYPLAGRLREMPGGRLAVECTAEGAVFVEADADVRLEDFGQPALPPYPCIEELVCDVDDYTPVLGNPLVYMQLTRLRCGGFVLSVHTCHNVADGFGLLQFVKAIADLARGDARPAVLPVWNRESMFKARTPGRVRQDIFPGHASGIVTADTLPAPPADMVTQYFRFGPEEVAALRSHLPDRLARSCTVFELLSAFLWRCRTVALGYEHGLPVRLVFRMNARGKYPPIPRGYYGNCVLRPMVEAGVDELCGKPLGHALELVLRRAKLSTTEEHVRSTVDMITALRAHRHLDVDRAFHVVDTTRLGDEKIDMGWATAVGGGVPYITDPMSYHMALKSGDGEVITAVSMFLPKPAMERLEKEISMWIRGDAKKFIPSSM; encoded by the exons ATGGCTACCATGGTGAGGTTCACGGCTCGTCGGAGCAAAGCGCAAGTCGTCGCACCGGCGCGGCCGACGCCCCGTGAGACCAAGGCCCTCTCCGACATGGATGACTGCACCTACCTACGGCACTACATCGGCGCCATTCTGTTCTTCCGTCCGGTCCGTCGCGAGCCGGCGGTGACGGACCCTGCCGAGGCCATCAGGGCGGCGCTCGCGGAGGCTCTGGTCCACTACTACCCGCTCGCCGGCCGCCTGCGGGAGATGCCCGGAGGCAGGCTCGCGGTGGAGTGTACCGCCGAAGGGGCAGTGTTCGTGGAGGCCGACGCCGACGTGCGGCTCGAGGATTTCGGGCAGCCCGCGCTGCCGCCCTATCCGTGCATCGAGGAGCTCGTGTGCGACGTCGACGACTACACCCCTGTCCTTGGCAACCCGTTGGTCTACATGCAG CTCACTCGGCTGAGATGTGGGGGCTTTGTTCTATCTGTGCACACGTGCCACAACGTCGCCGACGGCTTCGGCCTGCTCCAGTTCGTCAAAGCTATCGCCGACCTCGCACGCGGCGACGCGCGTCCGGCCGTCTTGCCCGTCTGGAACAGGGAGAGCATGTTCAAGGCACGCACACCAGGTCGTGTCAGGCAGGACATCTTCCCAGGCCACGCTTCCGGCATCGTCACCGCCGACACGCTGCCGGCGCCGCCGGCAGACATGGTGACCCAGTACTTCCGGTTTGGCCCGGAAGAGGTCGCCGCTCTCAGGAGCCATCTCCCGGACCGCCTCGCGCGGTCCTGCACCGTGTTCGAGCTGCTGTCGGCGTTCCTGTGGAGGTGCCGCACCGTGGCGCTAGGCTACGAGCATGGGCTGCCCGTGCGCCTCGTGTTCCGCATGAACGCCCGGGGCAAGTACCCGCCGATCCCCAGAGGGTACTACGGCAACTGCGTCCTCCGCCCGATGGTGGAGGCCGGCGTCGACGAGCTGTGCGGGAAGCCGCTCGGCCACGCGCTGGAGCTGGTGC tgcGGAGGGCCAAGCTCAGCACCACGGAGGAGCACGTGAGGTCGACGGTGGACATGATCACCGCGCTGCGCGCGCACCGGCATCTCGACGTCGACAGGGCATTCCACGTCGTTGATACGACTCGGCTTGGAGATGAGAAGATCGACATGGGTTGGGCcacggcggtgggcggcggcgtgcCATACATTACGGACCCAATGAGCTACCACATGGCCTTGAAGAGCGGGGATGGCGAGGTGATCACCGCTGTGTCCATGTTCTTGCCCAAACCTGCCATGGAGAGGCTTGAGAAGGAGATATCCATGTGGATAAGAGGTGACGCAAAAAAGTTTATACCGAGCTCCATGTAG